The following coding sequences are from one Sesamum indicum cultivar Zhongzhi No. 13 linkage group LG11, S_indicum_v1.0, whole genome shotgun sequence window:
- the LOC105174352 gene encoding heparan-alpha-glucosaminide N-acetyltransferase-like has product MYICKVICRKIASEDTKFLMEDPRKLEEGFGNGAQPASKDKDCQGKKATENIVHNAISNETEQKSITTSDLPEERREEEPLIKQKTKRVATLDAFRGLTIVLMVLVDDAGGAYPRIDHSPWNGCTLADFVMPFFLFIVGVAIALALKKIPKVENAIRKITLRTLKLLFWGILLQGGYSHAPDDLSYGVDMKKIRWCGILQRIALVYFVVALIETLTTKLRPSSLSPGHFSIFTAYKWQWIGGIAAFVIYMVTTFSLYVPDWSFMVYGHHKHDRYTVKCGMQGHLGPACNAVGYVDRQVWGINHLYNQPVWARLKACTLSSPASGPLREDAPIWCQAPFEPEGLLSSISAIISGTIGIHYGHVLIHFKGHAERLKQWVSMALILLIVAVILHFTDAIPINKQLYSFSYVCFTAGAAGIVFSGFYILIDVWGMRTPFLFLEWIGMNAMLVFVMAAQGIFAAFINGWYFKNPDNNLVNWIQKHVFIDVWKSERVGTLLYVLFAEITFWAVVSGILHKLGIYWKL; this is encoded by the exons atgtatatatgtaaagtTATCTGCAGGAAAATAGCAAGTGAGGATACAAAGTTTTTGATGGAAGATCCGAGAAAGTTGGAAGAGGGGTTTGGAAATGGTGCACAGCCTGCAAGCAAAGACAAAGATTGTCAGGGAAAGAAAGCAACTGAGAATATTGTTCACAACGCCATTAGCAATGAGACTGAACAAAAGAGCATCACAACCTCGGACCTGCCTGAGGAACGGAGGGAGGAGGAGCCACTAATAAagcaaaaaacaaagagagtTGCAACCTTAGATGCCTTTAGAGGCCTCACAATAGTG CTGATGGTACTTGTAGATGATGCTGGAGGGGCATATCCGCGTATTGATCACTCGCCATGGAATGGCTGCACGTTGGCTGATTTTGTGATGCcatttttcctcttcattGTGGGAGTGGCTATTGCTCTTGCCCTCAAG AAAATTCCAAAGGTCGAGAATGCAATTAGAAAGATAACTTTGAGGACACTGAAGCTCCTTTTTTGGGGAATTCTGCTGCAAG GAGGATATTCTCATGCTCCCGATGATTTATCTTATGGAGTCGACATGAAGAAAATCCGGTGGTGTGGCATTCTCCAG AGAATAGCTTTGGTATACTTTGTTGTGGCTTTGATAGAAACTCTGACAACCAAGCTCAGACCAAGCAGTCTAAGTCCTGGccatttctcaattttcactGCCTATAAATGGCAATG GATTGGGGGGATCGCTGCATTTGTAATCTACATGGTTACAACATTCTCTCTGTACGTTCCTGACTGGAGTTTCATGGTGTACGGCCATCATAAACATGACAGATATACT GTAAAATGTGGGATGCAAGGACATCTAGGACCTGCATGCAATGCAGTTGGTTATGTTGATCGACAAGTCTGGGGTATCAATCATCTCTACAACCAACCAGTTTGGGCACGGTTAAAG GCTTGCACTCTTAGTTCTCCAGCTTCTGGTCCACTCCGTGAGGATGCACCTATTTGGTGTCAGGCTCCATTTGAGCCCGAAGGCCTGCTGAG CTCAATTTCAGCCATCATTTCTGGAACCATTGGAATTCACTATGGCCATGTATTGATTCATTTCAag GGTCATGCTGAAAGGTTGAAGCAGTGGGTGTCTATGGCACTCATTTTACTAATAGTAGCGGTAATTCTTCATTTCACAGATG CTATTCCCATCAACAAGCAGCTTTACAGTTTCAGCTACGTTTGCTTCACTGCCGGTGCAGCTGGCATTGTATTCTCCGGTTTCTACATACTG ATTGATGTCTGGGGAATGCGCACACCATTCTTGTTCCTGGAATGGATAGGGATGAATGCAATGCTCGTTTTCGTTATGGCGGCTCAGGGAATATTCGCAGCATTTATAAATGGATGGTATTTCAAGAATCCAGACAACAATCTG GTGAACTGGATTCAGAAGCATGTTTTCATTGATGTATGGAAATCAGAGAGAGTGGGGACTCTCTTGTATGTGCTATTTGCTGAAATCACATTCTGGGCAGTGGTTTCTGGCATATTGCACAAACTTGGCATCTACTGGAAATTGTAA
- the LOC105174255 gene encoding uncharacterized protein LOC105174255, translating into MVMAEHSRSGGAAPSLGLEVLTSRWFMVFACLLIMSMSGATYIFGIYSNDIKTSLGYDQTTLNLIGFFKDLGGNIGVMSGVINEVTPPWVVLAIGVAMNFSGYFMIWLAVTGRIAKPRVWEMCLYICIGANSQTFSNTGALVTCVKNFPESRGIVIGLLKGFTGLSGAIITQLFHAFYGHNSKALILLISWLPAAVSCVFLRTVRLMKVVRQENELQIFYDLLYASLGLAGFLMILIILQNELVFSRAEYAGSASVVLILLFAPLAIVFREELKIWKSKQVAGNESNDPSPLKVTTENPPQQMVAQPPKDQETSVPWWRDVFKPPERGQDYNILQALFSIDMIILFTAITFGVGGTLTAIDNLGQIGKALGYPSKSITTFVSLVSIWNYLGRVAAGFASEIFLAKYKFPRPLMLTLVLLVSCTGHLLIAFGVPNSLYAASVIMGFCFGAQWPLIFAIISELFGLKYYSTLYTLGGGASPLGAYILNVRITGHLYDREAMKQLAAKGLVRKEGEDLSCVGAQCYKLAFLIITATTLVGFFVSSILVIRTRKFYKGDIYKKFREQNTSAR; encoded by the coding sequence aTGGTCATGGCGGAGCACAGCCGAAGCGGCGGCGCTGCTCCAAGCCTCGGCCTTGAAGTGCTGACCAGCCGGTGGTTCATGGTCTTCGCTTGCCTCCTAATCATGTCAATGTCCGGCGCCACCTACATCTTCGGCATCTACTCCAACGACATCAAGACTTCTCTCGGCTACGACCAGACAACCTTAAACCTGATTGGGTTCTTCAAGGACCTCGGCGGCAACATTGGAGTCATGTCGGGCGTCATCAACGAAGTCACGCCGCCCTGGGTGGTGCTCGCCATCGGCGTCGCCATGAACTTCTCCGGCTACTTCATGATATGGCTTGCTGTCACCGGACGCATAGCTAAACCCCGTGTGTGGGAGATGTGTttgtacatatgtattggCGCAAACTCTCAGACATTCTCAAACACTGGTGCGTTGGTTACTTGTGTTAAGAATTTCCCGGAGAGTAGAGGGATTGTCATCGGTCTGCTTAAGGGGTTTACCGGCTTGAGCGGCGCGATTATCACGCAGCTCTTTCATGCCTTTTATGGGCATAATTCCAAGGCTTTGATTTTGCTCATCAGTTGGCTTCCGGCTGCCGTGTCGTGCGTCTTTCTGAGAACGGTTCGGCTGATGAAAGTTGTTCGGCAAGAAAATGAACTTCAAATCTTCTACGATCTTCTCTACGCATCTCTTGGTCTGGCGGGTTTCCTCATGATCCTAATTATCTTGCAAAATGAGCTTGTTTTTAGTAGAGCAGAGTACGCAGGGAGCGCCAGTGTTGTCCTCATTCTGCTCTTTGCCCCACTGGCTATTGTTTTTAGAGAAGAGCTCAAGATTTGGAAGAGCAAGCAAGTAGCAGGAAATGAATCAAATGATCCCTCTCCCTTGAAAGTAACCACTGAAAATCCGCCGCAGCAAATGGTGGCTCAGCCGCCAAAAGATCAAGAAACGTCCGTCCCATGGTGGAGGGATGTGTTCAAACCGCCGGAAAGAGGCCAGGACTACAACATATTGCAGGCCCTTTTCAGCATTGACATGATCATATTGTTCACTGCCATAACATTCGGCGTTGGGGGAACTTTAACTGCTATCGACAATTTAGGCCAAATCGGCAAGGCCTTAGGCTATCCATCGAAAAGCATCACCACATTTGTGTCTCTTGTGAGCATATGGAACTATCTCGGCAGAGTGGCCGCAGGCTTTGCTTCCGAAATTTTCTTGGCAAAGTATAAATTCCCCCGTCCTCTCATGCTCACTTTGGTGCTTCTTGTCTCATGCACCGGTCATCTTCTGATTGCATTTGGCGTCCCAAATTCTCTGTATGCTGCTTCGGTTATTATGGGATTCTGCTTCGGAGCTCAATGGCCGTTAATTTTCGCAATCATTTCAGAATTATTTGGTCTAAAGTACTACTCCACACTATACACTTTAGGCGGAGGAGCCAGTCCACTTGGAGCTTACATTCTCAATGTCAGAATAACAGGGCATTTATATGACAGAGAGGCCATGAAGCAATTGGCTGCGAAAGGCCTCGTTCGCAAAGAAGGAGAAGACCTGTCGTGCGTTGGTGCGCAGTGCTACAAGCTGGCATTTCTGATAATCACGGCAACCACGCTGGTCGGATTCTTTGTCTCTTCCATCTTGGTAATCAGAACAAGGAAGTTCTATAAGGGGGATATATACAAGAAGTTCAGAGAGCAAAATACTTCAGCAAGGTGA
- the LOC105174351 gene encoding uncharacterized protein LOC105174351: MITAEHSRSGGAALSLGLKVLTSRWFMVFACLLIMSMSGATYIFGVYSNDIKTSLGYDQTTLNLIGFFKDLGSNIGVMSGIINELMPPWVVLAIGVAMNFSGYFMIWLAVTGRIAKPLVWQMCLYICIGANSQTFSNTGALVTCVKNFPESRGIVIGLLKGFTGLSGAIISQLFHAFYGHNSKDLILLISWLPAAVSCVFLRTVRLMKGIRQENELQIFYDLLYTSLGLAGFLMILIILQNELVFSRAQYEGSTSIVLILLFAPLAIVFREEFKIWKSKKVTGNESNDTSRLKVTTKNPPPVEAPGPERPPQMVAQPPKDQEKSVPWWRDVFKPPERGQDYNILQALFSIDMIILFTAITVEGGGTLTAIDNLGQIGKALGYPPKSITTFVSLVSIWNYLGKVAAGFASEIFLAKYKFPRPLMLTLVLLFSCTGHLLIAFGIPNSLYVASVITGFCFGAQWPLIFTIISEIFGLKYYSTLYSLGGGASPLGAYIFNVRITGHLYDREAMKQMAAKALNRKEGEDLSCVGVQCYKLAFLIITATTLIGCFVSSILVIRTRKFYKGDIYKKFREQDVSAR, translated from the coding sequence ATGATCACGGCGGAGCACAGCCGAAGCGGCGGTGCCGCTCTAAGCCTCGGCCTGAAAGTGCTGACAAGTCGGTGGTTCATGGTCTTCGCTTGCCTCCTAATTATGTCAATGTCCGGCGCGACCTACATCTTCGGCGTCTACTCCAACGACATCAAGACTTCTCTCGGCTACGACCAGACAACCTTAAACCTGATTGGGTTCTTCAAGGACCTCGGCAGCAACATTGGAGTCATGTCCGGCATCATCAACGAATTGATGCCGCCCTGGGTGGTGCTCGCCATCGGCGTCGCCATGAACTTCTCCGGCTACTTCATGATATGGCTCGCTGTCACGGGACGCATAGCTAAACCCCTTGTGTGGCAGATGTGCttgtacatatgtattggCGCAAACTCTCAGACTTTTTCAAACACTGGTGCGCTGGTGACTTGTGTTAAGAACTTCCCGGAGAGTAGAGGGATTGTCATCGGTCTGCTTAAGGGGTTTACCGGCTTGAGTGGTGCGATTATCTCGCAGCTTTTTCATGCCTTCTATGGGCATAATTCCAAGGATTTGATTTTGCTTATCAGCTGGCTTCCGGCTGCCGTGTCGTGCGTTTTCCTAAGAACGGTTCGGCTGATGAAAGGTATTCGGCAAGAAAATGAACTTCAAATCTTCTACGATCTTCTCTATACATCTCTTGGTCTGGCGGGTTTCCTCATGATCCTAATTATCTTGCAAAATGAGCTTGTTTTTAGCAGAGCACAGTACGAGGGGAGCACCAGCATTGTCCTGATTCTGCTCTTTGCCCCACTGGCTATTGTTTTTAGAGAAGAGTTCAAGATTTGGAAGAGCAAGAAAGTAACGGGAAATGAATCAAATGATACCTCTCGCTTGAAAGTAACCACTAAAAATCCGCCGCCAGTAGAAGCACCAGGGCCAGAACGGCCGCCGCAAATGGTGGCTCAGCCGCCAAAAGATCAAGAGAAGTCCGTTCCGTGGTGGAGGGATGTGTTCAAACCGCCGGAAAGAGGCCAGGACTACAACATACTACAGGCCCTTTTCAGCATTGACATGATCATATTGTTCACTGCGATAACAGTCGAAGGTGGGGGAACTTTAACTGCTATAGACAATTTAGGCCAAATCGGCAAGGCCTTAGGCTATCCACCGAAAAGCATCACCACATTTGTATCTCTTGTGAGCATATGGAACTATCTCGGCAAAGTGGCCGCAGGCTTTGCTTCTGAAATTTTCTTGGCAAAGTATAAATTCCCCCGTCCTCTCATGCTCACTTTGGTGCTTCTTTTCTCATGCACCGGCCATCTTCTGATTGCATTTGGCATCCCGAATTCTCTGTATGTCGCTTCAGTGATTACGGGGTTTTGCTTCGGAGCTCAATGGCCGTTAATTTTCACGATCATTTCCGAAATATTCGGTTTAAAGTACTACTCCACACTATACAGTTTAGGCGGAGGAGCCAGCCCACTTGGGGCTTACATTTTCAATGTTAGAATAACAGGGCATTTATATGACAGAGAGGCCATGAAACAAATGGCTGCAAAAGCTCTCAACCGGAAGGAAGGAGAAGACCTGTCTTGCGTTGGCGTGCAGTGCTATAAGCTGGCGTTTCTGATAATCACGGCAACTACGCTGATCGGATGCTTCGTCTCTTCCATCTTGGTGATCAGAACAAGAAAGTTTTATAAGGGGGATATATACAAGAAGTTCAGGGAGCAGGATGTTTCAGCAAGGTGA
- the LOC105174256 gene encoding ACT domain-containing protein ACR10: protein MGILFDDAVIIRQSEKEGEPSVITVNCPDKTGLGSDLCRIILFFGLTVVRTDVSTDGKWCYIVFWVVGKPSTRWSLLKKRLMGACPSCSGISYYRPELQPPRPPDVFLLKFCCHDRRGLLHDVTEVLCELELTIKRVKVSTTPDGKVMDLFFITDTRELLHTKNRQDDTYDHLKAVLGDAMICCDIEMVGPEIAACSQGPSFLSDAITEDMFNIATSDESPDDCVAFKPPSITMDNSLSPSHTLVQIVCEDHKGLLYDVMRTLKDYNIQISYGRFTTKGKSECEMDLFIMQADGKKIIDPSKQSSLRSRLQMELSRPLRVALISRGPDSELLVANPVEITGNGRPLVFYDITLALKMLDRPIFSAEIGRYMIGDREWEVYRVLLDEGDGSSVSKQKIEETVWKMLMSWE from the exons ATGGGGATACTGTTTGATGATGCGGTGATAATTAGGCAGTCAGAGAAAGAAGGGGAGCCTAGTGTTATCACTGTGAATTGTCCTGACAAGACTGGTCTGGGTTCTGATCTTTGTCGCATAATTCTCTTCTTTGGACTCACTGTTGTCAGAACTG ATGTATCAACGGATGGCAAATGGTGCTACATAGTGTTCTGGGTTGTAGGCAAACCGAGTACTCGATGGAGTTTGCTTAAGAAGAGATTGATGGGGGCATGCCCTTCTTGCTCTGGAATTTCGTATTACAGGCCTGAACTGCAACCCCCGAGACCTCCTGATGTCTTCCTCTTGAAGTTCTGTTGCCATGACCGAAGAGGCCTTTTGCATG ATGTGACGGAGGTCCTCTGCGAGCTTGAGCTAACAATAAAAAGAGTAAAGGTATCGACAACTCCAGATGGGAAAGTGATGGATCTCTTCTTCATAACTGACACAAG GGAACTTCTACATACAAAGAACAGACAGGATGACACATATGACCATTTAAAAGCTGTTCTTGGGGACGCCATGATCTGCTGTGACATAGAAATGGTGGGACCTGAAATTGCCGCCTGCTCTCAAGGTCCTTCATTTCTTTCAGATGCAATTACTGAAGACATGTTCAATATAGCAACAAGCGATGAATCCCCAGATGACTGTGTTGCCTTTAAACCCCCATCCATCACAATGGATAACTCGTTGAGTCCTTCTCACACTCTTGTCCAAATTGTTTGCGAGGATCATAAAGGTCTCTTATATGATGTTATGCGAACTTTGAAGGATTATAACATCCAG ATTTCTTATGGACGGTTCACCACGAAAGGGAAGTCAGAATGTGAGATGGATTTATTTATCATGCAAGCGGATGGTAAGAAGATTATTGACCCAAGCAAACAGAGTTCGCTGCGTTCTCGCCTTCAAATGGAACTAAGTCGTCCTCTCAGAGTAGCATTGATCAGCCGTGGCCCCGATAGCGAGCTGCTAGTTGCAAATCCCGTTGAGATAACTGGCAACGGCCGTCCCCTGGTTTTCTATGACATAACCCTCGCTCTCAAGATGCTCGATAGACCAATCTTTTCG GCTGAAATCGGAAGGTACATGATTGGGGATCGGGAGTGGGAAGTTTACAGGGTTTTACTCGATGAAGGGGATGGTAGCTCTGTTTCAAAGCAAAAGATTGAGGAGACTGTATGGAAGATGTTAATGAGTTGGGAGTAA